The following nucleotide sequence is from candidate division TA06 bacterium.
ATTTGATGATAGAGGATACATGGACCCCGACGATGTAAAAAGAAGGATCAAGAAGAATACAAGACTGGTAATCATAAACCACGGGTCCAACGTCATTGGCACTCTTCAACCAGTGGCCGAGATCGGCCGAATATGCAAAGAGAAAGGGGTCCCATTTGCAGTTGATGTGGCCCAAACAGCGGGCGCGACTTCTATTGACATGCAGGCGATGTGTATTGATGTCCTTGCATTCACCGGGCATAAGTCTCTTCTTGGACCTCCGGGCATAGGCGGGCTTTGTGTGAGGGATGGCGTCGAGATCGAGCCGTCGAGATTCGGGGGAACGGGTGTGCGTTCTGCAGTGAAAACACATCTATATGAATATCCGTACAGGCTTGAGTGTGGGACTATGAACCTTATGGGAGTGGCAGGACTCAATGCCGGAGTGAAATACATAAACAGGGTCGGTCTGGAGAATATCCACAGCAAGAAGATGGAACTATTTGAGACGCTCAAGACTGGGTTAGAGGAAATAGAAGGCGTTCTACTCTACTGCGCTGAAGGCACCCTGGATCATCTGCCTGTCGTGTCATGCAACATACAGGGCAAGGTGGCTGCAGATGTTGGGACCATTCTTGACGTTGACTACGATATAGCGGCCAGGACGGGGCTCCAATGTGCTCCACTTGTGCATGAAGATATAGGTACTGCTCCCAAGGGAACTGTCAGGTTCAGCATTGGTGCATTTAATACCGAAGAGCATGTTGAAAGGGCAGTGGACGCGGTGAATGAGATAGCCAGCAGCAGATCAGGGTAAACTCCGAATCTGCCTGCCTGGGGCGTTTCACGGCCCCCCGTTTCTCACGAAGTGA
It contains:
- a CDS encoding aminotransferase class V-fold PLP-dependent enzyme, giving the protein MGRELAYLDNAATAYPKPREVHDFMCEFYRTCGVNPGRSGYDLSLEAEQMVLETRKMLTQFFNGGEDFNRLVFTYNASDSLNMIINGMLKIGDHVITSRLEHNSVLRPLYHKEMDRGVEVDRLPFDDRGYMDPDDVKRRIKKNTRLVIINHGSNVIGTLQPVAEIGRICKEKGVPFAVDVAQTAGATSIDMQAMCIDVLAFTGHKSLLGPPGIGGLCVRDGVEIEPSRFGGTGVRSAVKTHLYEYPYRLECGTMNLMGVAGLNAGVKYINRVGLENIHSKKMELFETLKTGLEEIEGVLLYCAEGTLDHLPVVSCNIQGKVAADVGTILDVDYDIAARTGLQCAPLVHEDIGTAPKGTVRFSIGAFNTEEHVERAVDAVNEIASSRSG